In a single window of the Ciconia boyciana chromosome 7, ASM3463844v1, whole genome shotgun sequence genome:
- the LOC140654273 gene encoding phospholipid scramblase family member 5-like produces MASQESQGQTNPIFKDYLPGSSDLPEQSKPVEPTSLWKQTSHTDNLPPGLEYLNQLDRIIIHQQVELLEAILGTETSSKYEIKNHLGQRVYFAVEENDCFDRNLCSPIRSFTIRIADNTGREVITVNRPLRCNSCWFPCFLQELEVQSPPGTIAGYVVQNWDPFLPKFTIQNESKEDVLKIVGPYATCGCFEDVDFEVKALNEMSTIGKISKYWSGFVNNVFTNTANFGIQVPVDLDVRIKAVMIGACFLIDLMFFENSLDGL; encoded by the exons agTCTCAGGGACAAACCAACCCAATCTTTAAGGATTACCTCCCTGGTTCTTCTGACCTTCCTGAACAGAGTAAGCCTGTTGAACCAACAAGTCTCTGGAAGCAAACATCACACACTGATAACTTGCCACCTGGTCTGGAGTACCTGAACCAG ctggaCCGGATAATTATTCATCAGCAAGTGGAACTTCTTGAAG CCATACTGGGCACAGAGACCTCCAGCAAATACGAGATAAAAAACCATTTGGGACAAAGAGTTTACTTTGCAGTAGAAGAAAATGATTGCTTTGATCGTAACTTGTGTTCGCCTATAAGGTCTTTCACCATAAGGATCGCTGATAACACGGGCCGAGAAGTGATTACAGTGAACAGACCCTTGAGATGCAACAGCTGCTGGTTCCCCTGCTTCCTGCAAGAG TTAGAAGTTCAGTCCCCACCAGGTACAATAGCTGGGTACGTTGTACAGAACTGGGACCCTTTTCTGCCAAAGTTTACTATACAGAATGAAAGTAAAGAAGATGTACTAAAAATAGTTGGCCCATATGCAACTTGTGGCTGTTTTGAAGATGTTGACTTCGAG GTAAAAGCTCTCAATGAGATGTCAACGATTGGCAAAATTTCCAAGTACTGGTCTGGATTTGTAAACAATGTCTTTACCAACACTGCCAACTTCGGGATCCAGGTCCCTGTAGATCTTGATGTGAGAATCAAGGCAGTAATGATTGGTGCTTGTTTCCTCATT GACTTAATGTTCTTTGAAAACTCTTTGGATGGATTATAA